In Apilactobacillus bombintestini, one genomic interval encodes:
- a CDS encoding Sau3AI family type II restriction endonuclease gives MKFKTKEAVHKRAQQIENIKQKDLIKQLHLHIKGNKNAMGDIFEAWFGKLKDSSSKPDLGVAELKATPFKRLKNNSISAKERLVLNIINYDKIDTETFADSHLLQKNKVLELAFYEYNNNIPKDDWYFAKCVTYEMLKDKKDIKIIQKDWETIQSYVKNGHAEDINEGLTNYLAACTKGKNKHSLRSQPHSDVMAKQRAFSFKGSFMTTLLRNYIFGNQHSNAIIKDADELNNKTLEEAVYDRFKPYIGRKVEDIIDELNIPVKKTSTIGKYNVMIVNKILGIRGKRTINADEFEKASIVPKTIQFNYQNNNKESMSLPPFKFKDLVKENWEDEDGNPAATLNTYFTESKFLFVVFKSDQDGTNYLQGVKFFKVPAKDKNGIIKQAWQQTINTLNEGVQLTYDTNRRRVSNNLISSKDRMIIHVRPHASHSSYVDNADSNPLPAPAHWINKPEGFSDNFMTTQSFWINNEYIKEAVKDLL, from the coding sequence ATGAAATTTAAAACTAAAGAAGCGGTTCATAAACGCGCCCAACAAATCGAAAATATTAAGCAAAAAGATTTAATAAAACAATTACATCTCCATATTAAAGGTAATAAAAATGCCATGGGAGATATTTTTGAGGCATGGTTCGGCAAACTCAAAGATTCATCTAGTAAGCCTGATTTAGGGGTTGCTGAATTAAAAGCTACTCCTTTTAAACGTCTAAAAAATAACAGCATTAGTGCTAAAGAAAGATTAGTACTAAATATAATTAATTATGACAAAATAGACACCGAAACTTTTGCTGATAGTCATTTACTACAAAAGAATAAAGTTTTAGAATTAGCCTTTTATGAATATAACAATAATATCCCTAAAGATGATTGGTATTTCGCCAAGTGCGTTACTTATGAAATGCTAAAAGACAAAAAAGATATTAAAATCATTCAAAAAGATTGGGAAACTATTCAATCATATGTAAAAAATGGCCATGCCGAAGACATTAATGAGGGCTTAACCAACTACCTTGCAGCATGTACTAAAGGTAAAAATAAACACTCTTTAAGAAGTCAGCCCCACTCCGATGTTATGGCTAAACAACGCGCTTTTTCTTTTAAAGGTAGTTTTATGACTACATTACTTAGAAACTATATTTTTGGTAACCAACATTCTAACGCCATTATTAAGGATGCCGATGAATTAAATAACAAAACATTAGAAGAAGCTGTGTATGATAGATTCAAACCTTATATAGGTAGAAAAGTAGAAGATATCATTGATGAACTAAATATTCCGGTCAAAAAAACATCTACTATTGGTAAGTATAACGTTATGATAGTAAATAAAATTTTAGGAATCCGTGGTAAAAGAACCATCAATGCTGATGAATTTGAAAAAGCATCTATTGTTCCCAAAACCATCCAATTTAATTATCAAAATAACAACAAAGAAAGTATGTCCTTACCACCTTTTAAATTCAAAGACTTGGTTAAAGAAAACTGGGAAGATGAAGATGGCAACCCCGCTGCTACTTTAAACACTTATTTTACTGAAAGTAAATTTTTGTTTGTGGTATTTAAGTCTGATCAAGACGGTACTAACTATCTACAGGGAGTTAAATTCTTTAAAGTTCCTGCTAAGGATAAGAATGGAATTATAAAACAGGCTTGGCAACAAACTATTAATACTCTTAACGAAGGTGTACAACTAACTTACGATACAAATCGTAGAAGAGTATCCAACAACCTTATTTCATCTAAGGATAGAATGATTATTCATGTACGTCCCCATGCATCCCATAGCAGTTATGTGGATAATGCTGATTCTAATCCATTACCTGCACCTGCTCATTGGATTAATAAACCAGAAGGATTTTCTGATAATTTTATGACTACTCAATCTTTCTGGATTAATAATGAATATATTAAAGAAGCTGTAAAAGATTTACTATAA